A window of Longispora fulva contains these coding sequences:
- a CDS encoding proline racemase family protein, with translation MNFSRYLTAVDSHTEGMPTRVITGGMGVIPGATMAERREHFIANMDHIRQFLMNEPRGHAAMSGAILQPPTRPDADFGVLFIEVSGCLPMCGHGTIGVATVLVETGMVPVTEPVTTVRLDTPAGLVVASVAVRDGRAESVTFTNVPAFSVALDATVDVPGYGTVRYDLAYGGNFYAIVQLDELGLPFDRSAKESLLKAGLAIMDAIPNPTHPLLPTMQGVHHVYLAAPGSDAKHSRHAMAIHPGWFDRSPCGTGTSARMASLWARGELALGDDFVNESFIGTRFIGRLVEETTVGEYPAVVPTVTGRAWITGMAQYLLDPRDPFPTGFEL, from the coding sequence ATGAACTTCTCCCGCTACCTGACCGCCGTCGACTCGCACACCGAGGGCATGCCCACCCGGGTCATCACGGGCGGCATGGGCGTGATCCCGGGCGCGACGATGGCCGAGCGCCGCGAACACTTCATCGCCAACATGGACCACATCCGGCAGTTCCTGATGAACGAGCCGCGCGGCCACGCCGCCATGTCGGGCGCGATCCTGCAGCCCCCGACCCGGCCGGACGCCGACTTCGGCGTGCTGTTCATCGAGGTGTCCGGCTGCCTGCCGATGTGCGGGCACGGCACGATCGGCGTGGCGACGGTCCTGGTGGAGACCGGCATGGTGCCGGTCACCGAGCCGGTGACCACGGTCCGGCTGGACACCCCGGCCGGCCTCGTGGTCGCCTCGGTGGCGGTCCGCGACGGCCGGGCCGAGTCGGTCACGTTCACCAACGTGCCCGCCTTCTCGGTGGCCCTGGACGCCACGGTCGACGTTCCCGGCTACGGCACGGTCCGCTACGACCTGGCCTACGGCGGCAACTTCTACGCCATCGTCCAGCTCGACGAGCTGGGCCTGCCGTTCGACCGGTCCGCCAAGGAGTCGCTCCTGAAAGCCGGCCTGGCCATCATGGACGCGATCCCCAACCCGACCCACCCGCTGCTGCCGACGATGCAGGGCGTGCACCACGTGTACCTGGCGGCGCCCGGCTCCGACGCGAAGCACTCCCGGCACGCGATGGCCATCCACCCGGGGTGGTTCGACCGGTCGCCGTGCGGCACGGGCACGTCGGCGCGGATGGCGTCGCTGTGGGCGCGCGGGGAGCTGGCGCTCGGGGACGACTTCGTCAACGAGTCGTTCATCGGGACCCGGTTCATCGGGCGGCTGGTGGAGGAGACCACGGTCGGGGAGTATCCGGCGGTGGTGCCGACCGTGACGGGGCGGGCGTGGATCACGGGGATGGCCCAGTACCTCCTGGACCCGCGCGACCCGTTCCCCACGGGCTTCGAGCTGTAG
- a CDS encoding dihydrodipicolinate synthase family protein translates to MSTDLRGVIVATTLPYATDAAAPAGLRVDYDAYAEHCAWLVANGCRGVTPNGSLGEYSSLTDEERARVVRTAVAAVGSDGVVVAGVSAPGSHQARLWAEQAAEAGAHGVLALPPTMYRANRSEVVAHFAEIAEVGLPVMVYNNPIDTKVDLTPDVLAEIATLDNIVAVKEFSGDVRRVLEIREAAPDLDVVSGADDVVLESLLMGAVGWLAGFPNVFPKESVELYTLATAGDVAGARAIYEPLVAAFRWDSRTEFVQAIKLGQELVGRVGGACRPPRGPLSETQTAQVKADMDKAISYLAGR, encoded by the coding sequence ATGAGTACGGATCTGCGCGGCGTCATCGTCGCCACCACCCTGCCCTACGCCACCGACGCCGCCGCCCCGGCCGGCCTGCGGGTCGACTACGACGCGTACGCCGAGCACTGCGCGTGGCTCGTCGCCAACGGCTGCCGGGGTGTGACGCCGAACGGCTCGCTCGGTGAGTACTCGTCGCTGACCGACGAGGAGCGCGCCCGGGTCGTGCGCACCGCCGTCGCGGCGGTCGGCTCCGACGGCGTCGTCGTGGCCGGGGTGTCCGCGCCGGGCTCGCACCAGGCCCGGCTGTGGGCCGAGCAGGCCGCCGAGGCCGGCGCGCACGGCGTGCTGGCTCTGCCGCCGACCATGTACCGGGCGAACCGCTCCGAGGTCGTCGCGCATTTCGCCGAGATCGCCGAGGTCGGCCTGCCGGTGATGGTCTACAACAACCCGATCGACACCAAGGTCGACCTGACCCCGGACGTGCTCGCCGAGATCGCGACCCTGGACAACATCGTCGCGGTCAAGGAGTTCTCCGGCGACGTCCGCCGCGTGCTGGAGATCCGCGAGGCGGCCCCCGACCTCGACGTCGTGTCCGGCGCCGACGACGTGGTCCTGGAGAGTCTGCTGATGGGCGCCGTCGGCTGGCTGGCCGGCTTCCCGAACGTGTTCCCGAAGGAGTCGGTGGAGCTGTACACGCTCGCCACCGCTGGCGACGTCGCCGGGGCCCGGGCGATCTACGAGCCGCTCGTCGCCGCGTTCCGCTGGGACTCGCGCACCGAGTTCGTGCAGGCCATCAAGCTCGGTCAGGAGCTCGTCGGCCGGGTCGGCGGCGCGTGCCGGCCGCCGCGCGGGCCGCTGAGCGAGACCCAGACGGCACAGGTGAAGGCGGACATGGACAAGGCGATCTCGTACCTGGCCGGGCGATGA
- a CDS encoding FAD-dependent oxidoreductase produces MTAPTAGHGAGRIHDDPVGVDAVPVTVTVDGVPLAAREGESVAAALIADGRAAWRTTRFGGKPRGVFCGIGACFDCLVTVNDEPDVRACLRPVADGDAVSTRPGVPAPEPDLPSPCSGVRGPRPSTARGWAVVVVGAGPAGMHAALAAADAGARVLLLDANPQAGGQYHRQLPRSFRAARPERAHSDQPAAADLIARVVAHSRIEHRTNTTVWAAEPGSAGSDGHPGHVLHLLTDGRSAGAVTAAAVVLATGAYDRAVPFPGWDLPGVYTAGAAQALVKGQRVRPGARMLVGGTGPFLLPVAAGLLAAGVHVEGVLEANRIAGAWLRRPADLLRVPVKLAEAVRYNALLARRGTVVRYGQAVVAVHGTDRVEAATIAKLRPDWTIASTRTVEVDAVAVGYGFTPQLELATALGCAVDTFVQVNAEQRTTVPGVYAAGELTGIGGAVLSAAEGRLAGLAAAGAAPDPGTARTRATYTRFAAALDAVYPVKPGWRSWLADDTLVCRCEEVTCGTLRDALDDQVTGLRTLKLCTRAGLGWCQGRVCGRNVADLAGLPAADHRPIATPITLGDLASAKDPQ; encoded by the coding sequence GTGACCGCGCCCACCGCCGGCCACGGGGCGGGCCGGATTCACGACGATCCGGTCGGCGTCGACGCCGTACCCGTGACCGTCACCGTCGACGGCGTGCCGCTGGCCGCTCGGGAGGGCGAGTCGGTCGCCGCGGCGCTGATCGCCGACGGGCGCGCGGCGTGGCGGACCACCCGCTTCGGCGGAAAGCCGCGCGGGGTGTTCTGCGGGATCGGCGCGTGCTTCGACTGCCTGGTCACGGTCAACGACGAGCCGGACGTCCGGGCGTGCCTGCGCCCGGTGGCCGACGGCGACGCGGTCAGCACCCGGCCCGGCGTGCCGGCCCCGGAGCCCGACCTCCCGTCCCCGTGCTCGGGGGTCCGGGGCCCGAGGCCGTCGACGGCCAGGGGCTGGGCCGTGGTCGTCGTCGGGGCCGGGCCGGCCGGGATGCACGCCGCGCTCGCCGCCGCCGACGCCGGGGCCCGGGTGCTGCTGCTGGACGCCAACCCGCAGGCCGGTGGGCAGTACCACCGGCAGTTGCCGAGGAGCTTCCGGGCCGCGCGCCCCGAACGGGCCCACTCCGACCAGCCGGCCGCCGCCGACCTGATCGCCCGGGTGGTCGCGCACAGCCGGATCGAGCACCGGACGAACACCACGGTCTGGGCGGCGGAACCGGGGTCGGCCGGCTCCGACGGCCATCCGGGTCACGTGCTGCACCTGCTCACCGACGGGCGCTCGGCGGGAGCCGTCACGGCCGCCGCCGTCGTGCTGGCCACCGGGGCGTACGACCGGGCCGTGCCGTTCCCCGGCTGGGACCTCCCGGGCGTCTACACCGCCGGGGCCGCCCAGGCGCTGGTCAAGGGGCAGCGGGTCCGGCCGGGCGCGCGGATGCTGGTCGGCGGTACCGGGCCGTTCCTGTTGCCGGTGGCGGCCGGGCTGCTGGCCGCCGGCGTACACGTCGAAGGGGTGTTGGAGGCCAACCGGATCGCCGGCGCGTGGCTGCGGCGGCCGGCCGATCTCCTGCGGGTCCCGGTCAAGCTCGCCGAGGCGGTCCGCTACAACGCCCTGCTCGCCCGGCGCGGCACGGTCGTCCGCTACGGGCAGGCCGTCGTCGCCGTGCACGGCACCGACCGGGTCGAGGCGGCCACGATCGCGAAGCTGCGCCCCGACTGGACCATCGCGTCGACCCGCACGGTCGAGGTCGACGCCGTCGCGGTCGGCTACGGCTTCACCCCCCAACTGGAGCTGGCCACGGCCCTGGGCTGCGCCGTGGACACCTTCGTCCAGGTGAACGCCGAGCAGCGCACCACCGTGCCCGGCGTGTACGCCGCCGGCGAGCTCACCGGCATCGGCGGCGCGGTGCTGTCCGCCGCCGAGGGCCGGCTCGCAGGCCTGGCCGCCGCCGGGGCCGCCCCCGACCCGGGGACCGCGAGGACCCGGGCCACCTACACCAGGTTCGCCGCCGCGCTCGACGCCGTGTATCCGGTGAAGCCCGGTTGGCGGAGCTGGCTCGCCGACGACACCCTGGTCTGCCGGTGCGAGGAGGTCACGTGCGGCACGCTGCGCGACGCCCTCGACGACCAGGTCACCGGATTGCGCACCCTCAAACTGTGCACCCGGGCCGGCCTCGGCTGGTGCCAGGGCCGGGTCTGCGGCCGCAACGTCGCCGACCTCGCGGGCCTGCCGGCCGCCGACCACCGTCCGATCGCAACACCCATCACCCTCGGCGATCTCGCCTCAGCAAAGGACCCCCAATGA
- a CDS encoding NAD(P)/FAD-dependent oxidoreductase, whose protein sequence is MNSDVVIIGAGIIGAATAYELARLGVSVTVVDRGALAGGTTSGGEGNLLVSDKPPGPELDLARDSLTRWHTLGFGPEVELEDKGGILVARTPEAATALAHLTKTHREVGVDARDITPEELAEREPHLTRDVAAAAHYPEDCQVQPVLATAALLTAARRLGAVLMTGAAVTGIEPGRAVHTSRGTVSTAQVVVAAGPWSGSVAALAGADLPIQPRRGVVLVTSPVPTMVHHKVYDASYLAAVASDDAGLQASAVVEGTPAGPILIGSTRERIGFDATIRVAALRILAQGAVSLFPALSGVRVMRAYGGFRPYAPDHLPVIGEDPHHPGLWYATGHEGAGIGLAPATGALLAALLTGGTPTVDPIPFSPGRFA, encoded by the coding sequence GTGAACAGCGACGTCGTCATCATCGGGGCCGGCATCATCGGCGCCGCGACGGCGTATGAGCTGGCCCGCCTCGGAGTGTCCGTCACGGTCGTCGACCGGGGCGCGCTCGCCGGGGGCACCACCTCCGGCGGCGAGGGCAACCTGCTCGTCTCGGACAAGCCGCCCGGTCCGGAGCTCGACCTGGCCCGCGACTCCCTCACCCGGTGGCACACCCTCGGCTTCGGCCCCGAGGTCGAACTGGAGGACAAGGGCGGCATCCTGGTCGCCCGGACCCCCGAGGCCGCCACCGCGCTCGCGCACCTGACCAAGACCCACCGCGAGGTCGGCGTCGACGCCCGCGACATCACCCCCGAGGAGTTGGCCGAACGCGAGCCGCACCTCACCCGGGACGTGGCCGCCGCCGCGCACTACCCGGAGGACTGCCAGGTCCAGCCCGTGCTCGCCACGGCTGCCCTGCTCACCGCCGCCCGCCGCCTCGGCGCGGTCCTGATGACCGGGGCCGCGGTCACCGGGATCGAACCGGGGCGTGCGGTGCACACCTCCCGCGGCACGGTCTCCACCGCCCAGGTGGTCGTGGCCGCCGGCCCCTGGTCGGGCTCCGTCGCCGCGTTGGCGGGGGCCGACCTGCCGATCCAGCCCCGGCGCGGCGTGGTCCTCGTGACGTCCCCGGTGCCCACCATGGTCCACCACAAGGTGTACGACGCGAGCTACCTCGCCGCCGTCGCCAGTGACGACGCCGGCCTGCAGGCCTCGGCCGTCGTCGAGGGCACCCCCGCCGGCCCGATCCTGATCGGCTCCACCCGCGAACGGATCGGCTTCGACGCCACGATCCGGGTGGCGGCCCTGCGGATCCTCGCCCAGGGCGCGGTCTCCCTCTTCCCCGCCCTTTCGGGGGTACGCGTGATGCGCGCCTACGGCGGCTTCCGCCCGTACGCCCCCGACCACCTGCCCGTGATCGGCGAGGACCCGCACCACCCCGGGCTGTGGTACGCGACGGGGCACGAGGGCGCCGGCATCGGCCTGGCCCCCGCCACGGGCGCGCTGCTCGCGGCCCTGCTCACCGGCGGCACCCCGACCGTCGACCCCATCCCCTTCTCCCCCGGGAGGTTCGCGTGA
- a CDS encoding helix-turn-helix domain-containing protein — protein MQAVLAANLRTLRAARNISLSELSRRSGIGKATLSQLEGPGGNPTIETLFSLSRALDVPVSALVSEAERSAIALVRAGEGTKISGAAVDLRLLHRLDAGRTIIEVYEQRVRPGAVQHSEGHPGLEHIHVVSGVLRVGPPSDPFELRAGDYVCFSASIPHSYEAVDGPVLSTLILQHSA, from the coding sequence ATGCAAGCCGTCCTCGCCGCGAACCTGCGCACCCTGCGCGCCGCCCGCAACATCTCGCTCTCGGAGCTGAGCAGGCGTTCCGGCATCGGAAAGGCCACCCTGTCCCAGTTGGAGGGGCCCGGCGGGAACCCGACGATCGAGACGTTGTTCTCCTTGTCGCGCGCCCTGGACGTCCCGGTTTCCGCCCTGGTGAGCGAGGCGGAGCGCAGCGCGATCGCCCTGGTCAGGGCCGGTGAGGGCACGAAGATCAGCGGGGCGGCGGTCGACCTTCGACTCCTGCACCGGCTCGACGCGGGCCGCACGATCATCGAGGTGTACGAGCAGCGGGTGCGCCCCGGCGCCGTCCAGCACTCCGAGGGGCATCCGGGGCTCGAACACATCCACGTGGTGTCCGGCGTGTTGCGGGTGGGGCCGCCGAGCGACCCGTTCGAACTGCGGGCCGGGGACTACGTGTGCTTCTCCGCGAGCATCCCGCACAGCTACGAGGCCGTGGACGGCCCCGTGCTCTCGACGCTCATCCTCCAGCACTCGGCGTAG